The segment CCATTAATACATATCCCATCACCCAACATGAAGCCAAAGCGCCGCAAAAAATCAGCATAATATTCAGGTAATTTAACCTGCAAGGTGTTCTCAATATGTTTTATTTCTTCTGTAGTAGCTCCTCGTCCCAGGTCTTTATAATAAGGTTTTTGCTGTAATTCTTGATAAATTTCATTCAAGGTTATGCGTTGAGTCATTGGGGTCTATACCTCTTTCCTTTAATACTTTCCGATACGGGTTTTTGCCGTTTTCATATCTATGCAGTTTTTTAGTGCTATCTTGATGTACTTTCTTTTGAATCACCCGTAGGTTATCGTAACGGTTATCTCCACCTCTAAAAAGCGGTTTCATATGGTGTACATCGTAACGCTTTGGCAATCGTCCATCTTCTCTAGCTAGCTTTAATTCAAGGGGGCTAAGTATCCGCTTGGCTTGATTAGAGTTGTTAGCCCAATGCTTAATAAATGCCTTCTTATCATGACTTTCAAATTGTTGCCTTAGCCGTTCATGTGGTGGAATACCTACTTTTTGATAACGATTAAGTTCTGGGTTTTTAGGAGAGGGTTTCAACGCATAATTAGCATTATTTTTATAACTGAAGACCTGCTCCCGGATAAGCTTTTTAGTGTCCCCCTCAATGCTTATCCCATCCCGAGTATAGCTATTTCTCCCTTTCTTATCGCCTTTCCCCCTGCCTCTGGTAGACCCAATAGCTCCACCTAAAGCTCCCATTTCAGCAGCCATGCCCATGACATTCCCAGTCTCTTGGGCTTCCTGCATAGCGGCGTCAGGACCATACTGAGCAAGGAGCTTTTTAATGTAGGCTAATTGGTTTAGTTGGGGATTATTGTCGCTGGCATCTCTTCTTAGCCCTTGCCTGACAGCTTCGCCCCTGTCGTACATGTGGCTATCAGGACCAACATATAAGCCCGAAGCGCCACCACTATGCATAATGGCCCAGTCTTCCCCAGCCATGTCCTTTTGAGGCAATGTCTCACTTCGTCTCAGTATGGGAATGCCAGGATAACCCCAGGCTTCAGGTTTAAGCCCTTGAATATACGTCAGCCACCTTATGTCACCTTTTGTTGGGTTAGCGGTATCAATCGGGCTGCTAATGCCTTGGTCAGCTAATAGGGCGCTATGAATCTGTTCTAAGCGGAGTATCCGGGCTTTTGGGTCTTTAATCTGTAAGGCTTTATTACCCTGCTCCTGTATCCTTTCAGCGTAGGACACATCACTTTCACCAGGGCGCCGGGCTAAATGTATGTCGTACTGGTTGTATGGCTGTATCTCAGGGTATTCAACAGTAACTTGCTTGACGTGCTCAGGTAGGGGAATGTGTTTATTGCCCCTATCATCCAAGTTGCCAGTATCAAGGAGCTGACCACTAGCAGCGTCTTTAACAACATAGACCTCACCAGCCAATCCCTTTTCGTTCTGGTCTACGAGTTGTATTTTTACCCAGTTCTTGGGCTTCTCCTGCTCCTTCTTTACTTCTCCTTGAATAGTCCCATTATTAACCGCAGCGTTAAACCCAAGGCCTGAAGAGTCTAGGTCTCCGAAGTAGTGCATACCCTTATTGCCGTCTAGCTCTGGCCTTGCTGGATCCTGCTGAAAGGCGTACTTCATGCCTTGGAAAGCGACAA is part of the Spartinivicinus poritis genome and harbors:
- a CDS encoding PAAR domain-containing protein → MADLAKVGDKHSCPLCGDNTVVEGSSNTLVDGFPVARVGDKTACGATIVTGLGWLNVDNKPVAVLGSVTSHGGVIEASSTAITGTPGGSSISPSDFNLVAFQGMKYAFQQDPARPELDGNKGMHYFGDLDSSGLGFNAAVNNGTIQGEVKKEQEKPKNWVKIQLVDQNEKGLAGEVYVVKDAASGQLLDTGNLDDRGNKHIPLPEHVKQVTVEYPEIQPYNQYDIHLARRPGESDVSYAERIQEQGNKALQIKDPKARILRLEQIHSALLADQGISSPIDTANPTKGDIRWLTYIQGLKPEAWGYPGIPILRRSETLPQKDMAGEDWAIMHSGGASGLYVGPDSHMYDRGEAVRQGLRRDASDNNPQLNQLAYIKKLLAQYGPDAAMQEAQETGNVMGMAAEMGALGGAIGSTRGRGKGDKKGRNSYTRDGISIEGDTKKLIREQVFSYKNNANYALKPSPKNPELNRYQKVGIPPHERLRQQFESHDKKAFIKHWANNSNQAKRILSPLELKLAREDGRLPKRYDVHHMKPLFRGGDNRYDNLRVIQKKVHQDSTKKLHRYENGKNPYRKVLKERGIDPNDSTHNLE